One region of Camelina sativa cultivar DH55 chromosome 6, Cs, whole genome shotgun sequence genomic DNA includes:
- the LOC104790815 gene encoding phototropin-1: MEPTEKPSTKQSTRTLPRDTRGSLEVFNPSTHPARIESPVFRPEPPTWQNWSDPRGTSPQPHPQPEQEPSPSNPVLPDQEVPVTTSWMALKDPSPEKISKKTITAEKPQKSAVAAEQRAAEWGLVLKTDTKTGKPQGVGVRNSGGTENDPNGKKTTSQRNSQNSCRSSGEMSDGDVVGGRGGIPRVSEDLKDALSTFQQTFVVSDATKPDYPIMYASAGFFNMTGYTSKEVVGRNCRFLQGSGTDADELAKIRETLASGNNYCGRILNYKKDGTSFWNLLTIAPIKDESGKVLKFIGMQVEVSKHTEGAKENTLRPNGLPESLIRYDARQKDMATNSVTELVEAVKRPRALSESTNYHPFMKKSESNELPAKPARRMSENVVPSGRRNSGSGGRNSMQRINEIPEKKSRKSSLSFMGIKKKSESLESMDDGYIEYGEEDDEISDRDERPESVDDKVRQKEMRKGMDLATTLERIEKNFVITDPRLPDNPIIFASDSFLELTEYSREEILGRNCRFLQGPETDPTTVKKIRNAIDNQTEVTVQLINYTKSGKKFWNIFHLQPMRDQKGEVQYFIGVQLDGSKHVEPVRNVIEETAVKEGEELVKKAAVNIDEAVRELPDANMTPEDLWANHSKIVHSKPHRKDSPPWKAIEKVLESGEPISLKHFKPVKPLGSGDTGSVHLVELVGTDQLFAMKAMDKAVMLNRNKVHRARAEREILDLLDHPFLPALYASFQTKTHICLITDYYPGGELFMLLDRQPRKVLKEDAVRFYAAQVVVALEYLHCQGIIYRDLKPENVLIQGNGDISLSDFDLSCLTSCKPQLLIPSIDEKKKKKQQKSQQTPIFMAEPMRASNSFVGTEEYIAPEIISGAGHTSAVDWWALGILMYEMLYGYTPFRGKTRQKTFTNVLQKDLKFPASIPASLQVKQLIFRLLQRDPKKRLGCFEGANEVKNHSYFKGINWALIRCTNPPELETPIFTSEAENKDEVLNPELEDLQTNVF, encoded by the exons ATGGAACCAACAGAGAAACCATCGACCAAACAGTCTACTCGAACTTTACCTAGAGACACTCGTGGCTCTCTCGAAGTATTCAACCCTTCAACTCACCCGGCCCGAATCGAGAGCCCCGTGTTCCGTCCAGAACCACCCACATGGCAAAACTGGAGTGATCCACGTGGCACCAGTCCTCAACCCCATCCCCAACCAGAACAAGAACCATCTCCTTCCAACCCTGTTCTGCCTGATCAAGAAGTCCCCGTCACAACCTCATGGATGGCTCTAAAAGACCCGTCACCGGAGAAAATCTCAAAGAAGACGATCACCGCCGAGAAACCACAGAAATCAGCGGTGGCGGCAGAGCAGAGAGCGGCGGAGTGGGGATTGGTTTTGAAGACCGACACAAAGACGGGAAAGCCACAGGGAGTAGGCGTAAGGAACTCAGGTGGAACTGAGAATGATCCGAACGGGAAAAAGACTACTTCACAAAGAAACTCGCAGAATTCTTGCCGGAGCTCCGGTGAGATGTCTGACGGAGATGTCGTCGGAGGTAGAGGAGGGATTCCAAGAGTATCGGAAGATCTTAAAGATGCGTTGTCGACGTTTCAACAAACGTTTGTGGTTTCAGATGCTACCAAACCTGATTACCCGATTATGTATGCAAGTGCTGGTTTCTTCAATATGACCGGTTACACTTCCAAAGAGGTCGTCGGCAGAAACTG CCGATTCTTACAAGGATCAGGGACAGACGCAGATGAGTTAGCGAAGATAAGAGAGACATTAGCTTCTGGTAACAATTATTGTGGGCGTATATTGAATTACAAGAAAGATGGGACCTCTTTTTGGAATCTTCTCACCATTGCTCCCATTAAAGACGAGAGTGGCAAAGTTCTCAAATTCATCGG AATGCAAGTGGAGGTGAGCAAGCACACTGAAGGGGCCAAAGAAAATACTTTGAGACCAAATGGGCTCCCTGAATCTCTTATTCGATATGATG CCCGCCAAAAAGATATGGCAACGAACTCAGTGACAGAGCTGGTGGAGGCAGTGAAGAGACCTCGAGCACTAAGCGAATCAACGAATTACCATCCCTTCATGAAAAAATCGGAGAGCAACGAACTACCGGCAAAACCGGCTCGGCGAATGTCCGAGAATGTTGTTCCTTCAGGCCGAAGAAACTCTGGTAGCGGGGGAAGGAACTCTATGCAGCGAATCAACGAAATTCCCGAGAAAAAATCGAGAAAATCTTCTCTTTCCTTCATGGG gattaagaagaagagtgagTCTTTGGAATCTATGGATGATGGATATATAGAGTATGGAGAGGAAGACGATGAGATTAGTGATAGAGATGAGAGACCAGAGAGTGTGGACGATAAAGTGAGACAAAAGGAAATGAGAAAGGGTATGGATCTCGCTACTACACTCGAACGTATCGAGAAGAACTTCGTCATCACTGATCCTAGGCTTCCTGATAACCCCATT ATTTTTGCATCTGATAGTTTCTTGGAGCTCACGGAATATAGCCGTGAAGAAATTCTTGGCAGAAATTGCAG GTTTCTGCAAGGTCCAGAGACTGATCCAACGACGGTGAAGAAGATTCGAAATGCTATTGATAACCAAACCGAAGTTACTGTTCAGCTCATCAACTACACTAAGAGCG GAAAGAAGTTTTGGAACATTTTCCACTTGCAACCTATGCGTGATCAGAAG GGAGAAGTACAATACTTTATTGGAGTCCAACTAGATGGGAGCAAGCACGTAGAGCCAGTCCGCAATGTCATTGAAGAAACTGCAGTGAAAGAGGGAGAAGAGCTG GTGAAAAAAGCAGCTGTAAATATCGATGAAGCAGTACGAGAACTTCCTGATGCCAACATG ACACCAGAGGACTTATGGGCAAACCACTCAAAGATTGTTCATTCGAAGCCTCACAGGAAAGATTCACCACCATGGAAAGCTATCGAAAAAGTATTGGAAAGCGGTGAACCGATTAGTCTGAAGCATTTCAAACCAGTGAAACCTTTGGGTTCCGGTGATACAGGAAG TGTGCATCTAGTGGAACTCGTTGGAACGGACCAGTTGTTTGCGATGAAAGCAATGGACAAGGCTGTTATGCTAAACCGTAATAAA GTTCATAGAGCTAGAGCTGAGAGGGAGATCCTAGATTTGCTTGACCATCCTTTTCTTCCTGCACTCTACGCTTCATTTCAG ACAAAAACACATATATGTCTTATAACAGATTACTACCCAGGAGGAGAACTCTTTATGCTCCTTGATCGACAACCTAGGAAGGTCCTTAAAGAAGATGCCGTAAG ATTCTATGCTGCTCAAGTTGTCGTTGCACTCGAGTATCTTCATTGTCAAG GAATAATTTACCGAGACTTGAAACCGGAAAACGTTTTAATCCAAGGCAATGGCGATATCTCTTTATCGGATTTCGACCTGTCTTGCTTGACATCTTGCAAACCTCAG CTGTTGATTCCGAGTATAGacgagaaaaagaagaaaaagcaacaaaagaGTCAACAAACTCCAATCTTCATGGCTGAACCAATGCGTGCATCAAACTCATTTGTTGGCACTGAAGAGTACATTGCTCCG GAAATTATATCCGGGGCAGGACATACAAGTGCAGTGGACTGGTGGGCTCTTGGTATCCTTATGTATGAAATGTTATACGGATACACTCCTTTTAGAGGCAAAACAAGACAGAAGACTTTCACCAATGTTCTTCAAAAAGATCTAAAGTTCCCAGCTAGCATTCCT GCAAGTCTTCAAGTGAAACAGCTGATCTTTAGGTTATTACAACGAGATCCGAAGAAAAGATTAGGCTGTTTTGAAGGAGCAAACGAAGTCAAGAATCATTCTTACTTTAAAGGAATTAATTGGGCTCTGATTCGATGCACG AACCCTCCGGAGCTTGAGACTCCGATATTTACTAGTGAAGcagaaaacaaagatgaagtTCTGAATCCTGAGCTAGAAGATCTTCAAACAAATGTTTTCTGA